The Microcystis panniformis FACHB-1757 region TCCGTACACATTAGCCGCTAATACCACTTACTGGTTAGTCAGTGGTGTTTCAGATAATGTCGGGAATTATCAATGGGTTATACTACATCTTACGCTCAAACAGGACTCCCTGGCTGGACGATTGGTGATGGTTACGTTGAGAGTAACAATCAAGGGGGAGGTTGGACTTCTTTTCCTACTGATGGGCCTTACCAATTTAGCCTTGAGGGGACCGCTACTAACATCCCCGAACCGGGTTCCGTGGTTGCCTTGTTAGGATTGGGAGGATTAGGGTTAGCTTCTAGCCTGAAGAAACGGAAATAGGAACAGTAGGGTGGGGGCGACTCGATTCTCTTGTCTCGTGCCAAGGTTCCACCTGGCAATGGCAAAAGTCAGCGTCTCCCTCCCTTACCTGATAGGTTATAGCATTTTTCTTTATTCGTGGCAGACATCCTACTCCCCTCTC contains the following coding sequences:
- a CDS encoding PEP-CTERM sorting domain-containing protein; this encodes MGYTTSYAQTGLPGWTIGDGYVESNNQGGGWTSFPTDGPYQFSLEGTATNIPEPGSVVALLGLGGLGLASSLKKRK